The following coding sequences are from one Lolium rigidum isolate FL_2022 chromosome 6, APGP_CSIRO_Lrig_0.1, whole genome shotgun sequence window:
- the LOC124660300 gene encoding probable leucine-rich repeat receptor-like protein kinase At1g35710: protein MKHLHHVGLFLFSCSCLLLCDAVPVRGNIQREAEALVNWKASLAGANKSLRSWSLANSTSLCRWRYISCNSAGHIKELNLDGASLNGTLDKFDFSAFPHLKKLILFENGLHGTIPAGIGNLTRLVQLDIGVNPYLRGIIPRSIFQLKHLVVLRLLDLGLDGTLPEAIGNLTTLEELRLSFVNLTGSIPQTIGMLVKLQVLSLIGNNLTGSIPMEIGNMTELQTIYLRHNNLEGQLPGTISHLVKLQDIILSENQLVGHIFPGIWNSSLLQTVNIANNNFSGMFPPSICVGGALTWIIAGYNGFTGLHHQTFQNCTTLQIVDFTENNIVAELRDCLSEHPGELTTMAFSQNQLHGTLLTDQGEDFFRNRTYLRLIDLSNNALHGGLSNCFWNLPDLEFMDLSSNSFSSVVPFSRTCQDNLKYIILANNHFRGTFPLGLKKCKNLTALDLGGNNFCGAIPSWLSMSLPKLNFLRLSSNIFDGIIPHQILQFRQLQVLDLSKNKLTGPVPDDFTNFTGMAQEQRNIESIYPDQNDYRVQIHIVWKNVDYVYHLMIAAMAGIDLSGNSLSQEIPDGLTTLLGLRYLNLSGNYLSGRIPKGIGNLVLLESLDLSRNQLSGEIPPSFVSLKSMSTLNLSTNELSGRIPMGNQLQTLVDPSIYSNNPGLCGFPLNDCMNSSTPDQNETGHAEDREALWLYCFVAAGFIFGFWLYWGMILFRSEVTKKIYSCMLFFQAKSNV from the coding sequence ATGAAGCACCTCCATCATGTCGGCCTCTTCCTTTTCTCTTGCTCTTGTCTCCTGCTATGTGATGCCGTGCCTGTGAGAGGCAACATCCAACGTGAAGCTGAAGCACTTGTGAATTGGAAGGCTAGCTTGGCTGGTGCCAACAAGTCCCTTAGATCATGGTCACTGGCCAACTCCACCAGCCTTTGCAGGTGGAGGTACATCAGCTGCAACTCAGCCGGGCACATCAAAGAGCTTAACCTTGATGGCGCAAGTCTGAATGGAACACTTGATAAGTTTGACTTCTCGGCCTTTCCCCACCTGAAGAAACTCATACTGTTTGAGAATGGTCTACACGGTACCATTCCAGCAGGTATTGGCAACCTGACAAGATTGGTCCAGTTAGACATCGGCGTCAACCCATATTTGAGGGGCATCATTCCACGCAGCATTTTCCAGCTGAAGCATCTTGTTGTACTGCGACTACTAGATTTGGGTCTTGATGGCACGCTACCTGAAGCGATTGGTAACTTGACGACCTTGGAGGAGCTACGTCTCAGTTTTGTTAATTTGACTGGATCAATCCCACAAACAATTGGGATGCTCGTGAAGCTCCAAGTGCTGAGCCTTATAGGCAACAATTTGACAGGGAGCATCCCAATGGAGATCGGAAACATGACAGAACTTCAAACCATATACCTTCGACATAACAATTTGGAAGGGCAGCTACCAGGTACCATCTCTCATCTGGTAAAACTCCAGGATATTATTCTTTCAGAAAATCAGCTCGTAGGTCACATCTTCCCTGGGATTTGGAATAGCAGCCTCCTTCAAACAGTCAACATTGCAAACAACAACTTCTCTGGGATGTTCCCACCATCCATTTGCGTAGGAGGAGCGCTGACTTGGATCATTGCTGGATACAATGGATTTACTGGCCTTCACCATCAGACATTTCAAAACTGCACAACCCTCCAGATTGTTGACTTCACAGAAAACAATATTGTTGCAGAGCTGAGGGACTGTTTGAGCGAGCATCCAGGAGAGCTTACCACCATGGCTTTCAGTCAAAACCAGCTGCACGGCACGCTTCTGACAGATCAGGGTGAGGATTTTTTTCGTAACCGTACTTACTTAAGGCTCATAGACCTATCAAACAATGCCTTACACGGAGGTCTCTCGAATTGTTTCTGGAACTTGCCAGATTTAGAGTTCATGGATCTGTCTAGTAACTCATTTAGCAGTGTAGTTCCATTTTCGAGGACATGTCAAGATAATCTCAAATATATAATCCTAGCCAATAACCATTTCAGAGGAACCTTTCCTCTGGGTCTTAAGAAATGCAAAAACCTTACTGCTCTAGACCTTGGAGGcaataatttctgtggcgcaataCCTTCTTGGTTAAGCATGAGTTTGCCTAAACTCAACTTTCTTCGATTGTCATCGAACATCTTTGATGGTATCATACCCCACCAGATATTACAATTTCGCCAACTCCAGGTATTGGACTTGTCAAAAAACAAGCTCACCGGACCGGTGCCAGATGATTTTACAAATTTCACCGGCATGGCACAAGAACAAAGAAACATTGAATCCATATACCCTGACCAAAATGATTATCGAGTGCAGATTCATATAGTTTGGAAGAATGTGGATTATGTTTACCATCTGATGATAGCAGCCATGGCAGGTATTGATTTATCTGGCAACTCTCTTTCGCAAGAGATCCCAGATGGTCTCACAACCCTGCTTGGTCTCAGGTACCTGAACTTATCAGGAAATTATCTGTCAGGTCGTATTCCCAAAGGTATTGGCAATCTGGTACTGCTGGAATCACTGGATCTTTCTCGGAACCAACTCTCGGGTGAAATTCCTCCAAGCTTTGTAAGTTTGAAGAGCATGAGCACTCTGAACCTCTCAACTAATGAGTTATCAGGGAGGATACCTATGGGCAATCAGCTGCAGACCCTCGTAGATCCATCGATATACAGCAATAATCCAGGGCTATGTGGTTTCCCGTTGAACGACTGCATGAACTCGTCGACACCGGATCAAAATGAAACGGGTCACGCCGAAGATAGGGAAGCACTGTGGCTGTATTGCTTTGTGGCTGCTGGGTTCATCTTTGGGTTCTGGCTGTACTGGGGCATGATCTTGTTTCGCAGTGAGGTAACCAAGAAGATTTATAGCTGCATGCTGTTCTTCCAGGCCAAGAGCAATGTGTGA
- the LOC124661989 gene encoding integrator complex subunit 9-like isoform X2: protein MQKTQPIKYGQEVCFNGMLMLKASSSGLELGNCAWSLKGPRASITYLPSTVFVSAHALDCDYNSLKENDVILFSDFSSLNVMDEDDENLGENAMLCDDSVSRDDGVGEDENVQILCKNDDIAEEIERISFICSSIIDTIKSGGSVLVPIGRLGVILLILELISETLHSFDRKVPIFMISGAAEKMIAFTNAVPEWLCKPRQEKLFSGEALFGHVELLKEDKLSMFPHLYSKALLAAWKEPCIVFCPDSSLRHSTVVHLIQRWHADKRNLLVLEQGVNAELALTPFMPAAIQVLECSFLSGIKAGKINPLLAVLKPKLVLFPEEMKSRCPLKEDAPWSFLYYSKGKTIKVPNTREEFEVRLAANVAFGLQPRQLDGTIAVARLRAKLHLSNGQYMLVAPKDRPDCQSKQQLLHWGAVDAGRVLSALQEKGMACSFSVDDGGLVGCERSVLVTSPGDALVKMMSERTVIYCDDEDVTKQIYDAIGSVCNVI, encoded by the exons ATGCAGAAAACCCAGCCTATCAAATACGGACAGGAGGTTTGCTTCAATGGCATGTTGATGCTGAAAGCCTCTAGTTCTGGCCTGGAGCTTGGCAATTGCGCCTGGTCATTAAAAGGTCCAAGAGCAAGTATTACCTACTTGCCAAGCACAGTGTTTGTGTCAGCCCATGCCTTAGATTGTGACTATAACTCGCTGAAGGAAAATGATGTTATTTTGTTTTCTGATTTCTCATCCTTGAATgtcatggatgaggatgatgagaatCTGGGTGAGAATGCAATGCTTTGTGATGACTCAGTGTCAAG GGACGATGGTGTCGGTGAGGATGAAAATGTCCAGATCCTGTGTAAGAATGATGACATCGCAGAGGAGATTGAGAGAATCAGCTTCATATGCTCATCTATAATAGATACGATAAAATCTGGAGGTTCTGTTTTGGTACCAATAGGACGACTTGGTGTTATTCTCTTAATCTTGGAGCTTATATCAGAAACTCTACATTCGTTCGACAGGAAG GTACCCATATTTATGATTTCTGGTGCAGCAGAAAAAATGATTGCCTTTACCAATGCTGTGCCAGAATGGCTATGCAAGCCACGCCAAGAAAAG CTATTCTCTGGGGAGGCATTATTTGGCCATGTGGAGCTTTTGAAGGAAGACAAACTATCTATGTTCCCTCATCTATACTCAAAGGCCCTGCT GGCAGCATGGAAGGAGCCTTGCATTGTATTTTGTCCAGACTCGAGCCTTAGGCATAGCACAGTTGTCCATTTGATTCAGCGGTGGCACGCAGATAAACGAAATCTTCTTGTTTTGGAG CAAGGAGTTAATGCTGAATTGGCTCTTACGCCTTTCATGCCTGCGGCAATCCAAGTTCTCGAGTGTTCTTTCCTTTCTGGAATAAA GGCTGGGAAAATAAACCCATTGCTGGCAGTTCTCAAACCGAAGCTCGTGCTG TTTCCTGAAGAAATGAAGTCACGGTGCCCATTGAAGGAGGATGCTCCATGGTCGTTCCTGTATTACTCCAAGGGCAAGACCATCAAAGTCCCGAATACACGAGAAGAATTTGAGGTGCGACTTGCAGCCAATGTCGCCTTTGGGTTGCAGCCTAGACAGTTGGACGGGACCATCGCTGTCGCGAGGTTGAGAGCAAAGCTCCATCTCAGCAATGGACAGTATATGCTGGTCGCTCCAAAGGATCGGCCTGATTGTCAGTCAAAGCAGCAGTTGCTACACTGGGGAGCTGTCGATGCAGGCCGCGTGTTGTCAGCGTTGCAAGAGAAGGGGATGGCATGCTCTTTTTCTGTAGACGATGGTGGTTTGGTAGGGTGTGAGCGCTCAGTTTTGGTTACTAGTCCAGGAGACGCTCTGGTGAAGATGATGTCCGAAAGAACTGTGATTTACTGTGATGATGAGGATGTAACCAAGCAAATTTATGATGCTATCGGTAGTGTTTGTAATGTAATCTAA
- the LOC124661989 gene encoding integrator complex subunit 9-like isoform X1 — MLGLPFLTRLPSFANTKVYATEVAARIGKLMMLELVEMHFEFVRYYGPDMDGTPKWRESEKLSKLLSLLQKIGIEDEGNDLSPLMPLYSAANIEECMQKTQPIKYGQEVCFNGMLMLKASSSGLELGNCAWSLKGPRASITYLPSTVFVSAHALDCDYNSLKENDVILFSDFSSLNVMDEDDENLGENAMLCDDSVSRDDGVGEDENVQILCKNDDIAEEIERISFICSSIIDTIKSGGSVLVPIGRLGVILLILELISETLHSFDRKVPIFMISGAAEKMIAFTNAVPEWLCKPRQEKLFSGEALFGHVELLKEDKLSMFPHLYSKALLAAWKEPCIVFCPDSSLRHSTVVHLIQRWHADKRNLLVLEQGVNAELALTPFMPAAIQVLECSFLSGIKAGKINPLLAVLKPKLVLFPEEMKSRCPLKEDAPWSFLYYSKGKTIKVPNTREEFEVRLAANVAFGLQPRQLDGTIAVARLRAKLHLSNGQYMLVAPKDRPDCQSKQQLLHWGAVDAGRVLSALQEKGMACSFSVDDGGLVGCERSVLVTSPGDALVKMMSERTVIYCDDEDVTKQIYDAIGSVCNVI; from the exons ATGCTTGGGCTCCCCTTCCTCACCCGGCTCCCCAGCTTCGCGAACACCAAG GTTTATGCTACAGAGGTAGCAGCAAGGATTGGAAAGCTAATGATGCTGGAGCTGGTGGAGATGCACTTTGAATTTGTGCGCTACTATGGACCTGATATGGATGGGACACCCAAGTGGAGGGAAAGTGAAAAACTCAGTAAACTCCTGTCATTGTTGCAGAAGATAGGTATTGAAGATGAGGGAAATGATTTATCTCCTTTAATGCCTCTCTACAG TGCAGCAAACATAGAAGAATGCATGCAGAAAACCCAGCCTATCAAATACGGACAGGAGGTTTGCTTCAATGGCATGTTGATGCTGAAAGCCTCTAGTTCTGGCCTGGAGCTTGGCAATTGCGCCTGGTCATTAAAAGGTCCAAGAGCAAGTATTACCTACTTGCCAAGCACAGTGTTTGTGTCAGCCCATGCCTTAGATTGTGACTATAACTCGCTGAAGGAAAATGATGTTATTTTGTTTTCTGATTTCTCATCCTTGAATgtcatggatgaggatgatgagaatCTGGGTGAGAATGCAATGCTTTGTGATGACTCAGTGTCAAG GGACGATGGTGTCGGTGAGGATGAAAATGTCCAGATCCTGTGTAAGAATGATGACATCGCAGAGGAGATTGAGAGAATCAGCTTCATATGCTCATCTATAATAGATACGATAAAATCTGGAGGTTCTGTTTTGGTACCAATAGGACGACTTGGTGTTATTCTCTTAATCTTGGAGCTTATATCAGAAACTCTACATTCGTTCGACAGGAAG GTACCCATATTTATGATTTCTGGTGCAGCAGAAAAAATGATTGCCTTTACCAATGCTGTGCCAGAATGGCTATGCAAGCCACGCCAAGAAAAG CTATTCTCTGGGGAGGCATTATTTGGCCATGTGGAGCTTTTGAAGGAAGACAAACTATCTATGTTCCCTCATCTATACTCAAAGGCCCTGCT GGCAGCATGGAAGGAGCCTTGCATTGTATTTTGTCCAGACTCGAGCCTTAGGCATAGCACAGTTGTCCATTTGATTCAGCGGTGGCACGCAGATAAACGAAATCTTCTTGTTTTGGAG CAAGGAGTTAATGCTGAATTGGCTCTTACGCCTTTCATGCCTGCGGCAATCCAAGTTCTCGAGTGTTCTTTCCTTTCTGGAATAAA GGCTGGGAAAATAAACCCATTGCTGGCAGTTCTCAAACCGAAGCTCGTGCTG TTTCCTGAAGAAATGAAGTCACGGTGCCCATTGAAGGAGGATGCTCCATGGTCGTTCCTGTATTACTCCAAGGGCAAGACCATCAAAGTCCCGAATACACGAGAAGAATTTGAGGTGCGACTTGCAGCCAATGTCGCCTTTGGGTTGCAGCCTAGACAGTTGGACGGGACCATCGCTGTCGCGAGGTTGAGAGCAAAGCTCCATCTCAGCAATGGACAGTATATGCTGGTCGCTCCAAAGGATCGGCCTGATTGTCAGTCAAAGCAGCAGTTGCTACACTGGGGAGCTGTCGATGCAGGCCGCGTGTTGTCAGCGTTGCAAGAGAAGGGGATGGCATGCTCTTTTTCTGTAGACGATGGTGGTTTGGTAGGGTGTGAGCGCTCAGTTTTGGTTACTAGTCCAGGAGACGCTCTGGTGAAGATGATGTCCGAAAGAACTGTGATTTACTGTGATGATGAGGATGTAACCAAGCAAATTTATGATGCTATCGGTAGTGTTTGTAATGTAATCTAA
- the LOC124661992 gene encoding probable glutathione S-transferase GSTU6, translating into MAGGGNGEVKLLGMWASPFVLRVRLALSLKGVSYEYVEEDLKSKSELLLKSNPVHAKVPVLIHNGEPVCESSVILQYIDEAFAGIGPSLLPADPHDRAVARFWAAYIDDKVFLFVHNLQLLKASSQASSGKTEEEKAEGAKQAAAAVETLEGALKECSKGKPFFGGDSAGYVDLMLGGLLPWVHVGDAMKGVKTFDPATTPLLAAWADSFGALDAVEPVMPEVGKLVEFAMAMMSHAAAAAATATN; encoded by the coding sequence ATGGCCGGAGGAGGAAACGGCGAAGTGAAGCTGCTCGGCATGTGGGCAAGCCCGTTCGTCCTGCGAGTGAGGCTCGCGCTCAGCCTTAAGGGCGTGAGCTACGAGTACGTCGAGGAGGACCTCAAGAGCAAGAGCGAGCTGCTCCTCAAGTCCAACCCCGTCCACGCCAAGGTGCCGGTGCTGATCCACAACGGCGAGCCCGTCTGCGAGTCGTCGGTCATCCTGCAATACATCGACGAGGCCTTCGCTGGCATCGGCCCTTCTCTCCTCCCGGCGGATCCCCATGACCGTGCCGTTGCTCGCTTCTGGGCCGCATACATTGACGACAAGGTTTTTCTTTTTGTGCATAATTTGCAGCTCCTGAAAGCGTCGAGCCAGGCGTCGAGCGGCAagacggaggaggagaaggcggaggGGGCGAAGCaggcggccgccgcggtggagaccCTGGAGGGAGCCCTGAAGGAGTGCTCCAAGGGGAAACCATTCTTCGGTGGTGACAGTGCTGGGTACGTGGACCTCATGCTCGGCGGCCTCCTGCCATGGGTTCACGTGGGCGACGCGATGAAGGGCGTCAAGACCTTCGACCCTGCCACGACTCCGCTCTTGGCCGCGTGGGCGGACAGCTTCGGCGCCTTGGACGCGGTCGAGCCGGTCATGCCGGAAGTCGGCAAGCTTGTTGAGTTTGCCATGGCGATGATgtctcacgccgccgccgccgccgccaccgcaactAACTGA